aaatttaagcattaattatttgattttgataatacataagtattaaatattatagATAGTTAGAATTTTGTCACTAAAATTAGCAAATGTCGAGTGCTACGCTTCCTAATGTGGATCTTACGGCGGGTGCTAATAGTTCAGGTTCTAATAGTGGTGTTGGTAGGGCTATGAAAAAAGTGTGCACCAGGCTGGAGTTACATTTAGACTAAGATGATCCAATGGTGGACAGAAATGGGCAAAAAGTTTAAAGTTTGGATGTTTCCAAAGCATTATACAGGTCAACCTTGTTAGTGCGTCATCGGAGAAGGAACAAAATGTATTCATGAAGGAAGATTTTGCCCTAACTAAAGGGGATGTGTTAACTGAAATGGTTGAAAGTGTCCCATCAATTACGTTTTTGGATAGGGTGCAAGAGTATATTGAACGTCAAATGGCTAAAACTATTATTGTTAATTTGCTGAGGGGAAGATTGGATTTAATGTCCTTTTGAACAAGATTACCTTATTGTGGAATCCAAAATGCCCAATTCAACTCATGGATCTTGAAAACGACTTCTTCCTGGTTAGATTTCAAGACGAGAACGACTACAATAAGGCCTTAATTGGGGGGCTATGGGTAAGTTTTTGAAGATACCTGATTGTTCGGCCATGGTCACTGGATTTCTCAACATCGCGAAGTGGAATTGAATCGCAATTCATTTGGATACGACTTCTGGAATTACCTAAGGGGTTTTACTCGGATTGTCTTCTCAGGGTGATTGATAAAACAATTGGACTAGTTGTTAAGTTGGATGTGCACACGGATTGTGCTCGCATGGTAAGATTTGCCCGACTAGCAGTTTGGGTCAATTTGAGGAAGCTGCTGATGTCCAAGGTTAGAATCAATAACCACCTTCAACGAGTCGAATATGAAGCTTTGCCTAACATTTACTTCAAGTGTGGACTTTATGGGCATGGAGCAGACTTGGGCTCAGGAGTTAAAACAACATCACCGACAGCTGATTTTGATTGTGCTAGTCCAGTGATGGAAAAGTCAGGGCTTGAACGGAGGGTGGAGAAGGAGCCCTTTGCCCCTTAGATGGTGGTGGAACAACGAAAAGAGAGAAGCCGAGTCACAAGGAAGGAGAGCAATGATAGTTATGGTGATACTTTTGGGGGTTCGTGGTTTGCGACACTTAGAGATCTTAGAGGAGAAAATCTTAGTGATGTTGATGGAAAGATTGACGACGAAATGGAGGATAGAAATTAGGGACAAATTAATGGTGTAGGTGACAATAGTGTTTTAGGCTCCAAGTGATTAAGAGCAAATCTACGGATACCAAGGCTAAAAAGCGGGATAAAGGAAAATGGGTAATGAGCTTCAaaatatacggcttctattagaccaacgatTGGAAGCGGaggtatttatttatttaaatttaaactatataatattaacatagTCGGTTTCATATttagtagtatatatataactaatgtTTTTATCACGttaatatagtttgaatggacaccatacgaggatctgACAATTTGAGAAGTCATCCCCGATAAATTATTTGTGAATCCCAACATCTGGCATTTGAATGTCCCCATTGGTAATGTATGCTACCATTGAAATGCACAAGACTGGTAGAGTGCTGCGGCAGTTCGGATTTCGACAATTGATTCCCGTGGCACTTCAAGACCTTGATGATCTGCATCCTATCGACTTGCGGCGGCCGAATGAGAATTGTTTGGTATTCCACTCCCAACATATCAACATGTGGAATAATCAATATGATTTCTTACCTACTCGCAAACCTATTATCTTTCCGGAGTTAGTATGCGATCCAGAGTACATGCCATGATTTAGGATCTATAGCAAGCCATATTTGTACGGAAAAAAAAAGAGCGAGGGGTCGGCATCCCTATACGATAGGCCACAACGCCCCCTTTAAATCCAAGGCCTGGCAACGGGGGTCCATCATCAACATCCACGTAAGAACCGGCACCGACGGCCCTAGAACCAATGCCCACACCGCCCACCGGTCAGTATGTACCATCTTATTCTGGTGCATATTCTAACCCTATCATCTTCACACAAGCACCATATATTGCACCACATTTTTCTACTTCTAGTCCTATGTCAGGTTGGAGTGTAATACATTTGTCCTCGATGTATTCAACGCCTATGCCATCGGCACCTCCGATGACGCCGACGATGATGTATAGGCCATCTATGTTTCAGGCACCAATAGAGAGTCTACTCGTCATCCCATCGGTGTATGGGACTTAATATAGTTATGCTCATTTGTCGTTTGTGACGCAAACACCTCCGGGATCTTTGTTCTACCAAGCTGGGTCAACTTCCCAACCACCTATTCCTGCCCAAAGGTTGAACCAATAAGGAATCTAGTGTGCAACCGTTGACCACCCCGATATGGCACAAATTTTGATCGacattaattttatcattgtatCGAACGTTTATATTTTTCGacgatttttattattatgtttttagaggaatattgttatcattttaaaaaaaaactaaagttgaaatttgttatcattttacaaaattgaaattgtaatttgtTACCATTTCACAAAATGAAAGTTGttattcattatcattttaCATATTACAATAGaattgatatttgttttttagtttgCATCTTCCTCAATTGGTTTGACCTGTCCTACATATCCATGTTGTTGTGTATTCGAGTCAACGTCGATCGACCTTTTGGTTTGCGATGCAATGACCTATTGGGTAACAACTTAAATGGAGTGCTCGATACAAGCGGTCACATACGATTGGtgtaaatatgaatattttaaatattgaattcaataattactaatattatgTTAAAcgtttaatcaatttaaattttaaaaccctaaaccttaatttttaaaaattggcctattccgataattttgaaaaaaattgacatttttttgtgattcaatcaatttaccctaatttttacaaaattttattattgacaATTAAGGATAATAGCATCAATTACATCGGTAGCTAGCTAACAATATTGCAACGTGATGAAAGCTTGAAAGCTTGCTGCCCTCACACGGCTAAATGATTATTGAGGTGAAAATTCATGAGTCGCGCCACTTGTATAAGAAATGAGAGGGTTTTAATAAAAGTACGAGGATCGAAAAATgaacttaagtaaaatttaaggTCCGTTTACTATACAGGCTATGCCTTAGGAAAGATTTTTGGCTTGAGCCCGGCTTGAtccaaaaatattatgttataaaagaatatttatattaattatatgttaaataataattatatatttatattaaatcacaaACCCTATAACAATTAAACTTGTTactcaaaacttaaaaaaacttattcaactaaataatccaactcaaaatataaaattttaaaaattatatttaatacaataaaaattattaaatttatagtagtatttttaatataaatatttttaatgtgttagaaaagttttatattagtgtattatatttaaaataaaaataaaacaaaactacTCTAAAAAAGCCAACAAATATGATTGGGGTAGGTCAGATCTAAATTTACATTTCTTAAATAGAgtgaaacttaaaaaatatatattttttgaattaaattccAACTTAAAAAATGAATCTAAAAACCATCTCTAAATGAAAAACTGGTGAatgattttagaattttcattattttaaggCAAAAGACAAGTTGTCTACCGACAACATCTTGGGCGTTTGAAATTTGCaaatgaatttttaacaaagaaaaacatTGATTGGGATGGAGACAATGACTATGACTGcataagcaatggaattgtttGAAGGTTTCCACTTTTTGTCTCTGCCATCACGCCTTTCCCACTAGTCGTTATCAGATTACACAAATTTTAGTTACTATAATATAATTGCTAGACAcgggagaaaataaaatatcttatcATGAAAGACAAAAAGATTGATTGAGTTAATGAAGAGGGCAATTTATCattaaaagcttttttttttttaatttatcgaaatagattcgatattttattatttattagaatTGGCCCTTTTCTCTtaaagcgcgtccacgtcagcatgAAGTCAGGGGACGTGTAAGCAAATTGCGTCCACATTaacgcgctttgctgacgtggcaacaaatcgcgtctacgtcagcaaagcgctctgacgtggacgcgatttgatGCCACATAGCGCACCCTTGAGGATGCGATTTCCCGGCACGTGAACAGTGCAACGGtcatttttttgaccgttgcccccccaatggtcaaaaaaaatctataaataccccctaccctttatttttttttcataaactaATCAtctctcaattattttctcaatttcctctcaatttgctctcaaattccttccaaatttctctcaaatccatatttaatctcaatttgctctcaatttgctcttaaatttctcttaaacccctatttttaaataattttaaatttttttatttttaaaattttataacctcgctttgattttatattaaaaactcataaacacgaaacgtaatccaattttgaataaattataattaatttaattaggacaccctaaaccctaatcccttatttgtttactttttccTCCAAAACcgtaaaaaccctaaccctaaaaactaaaaacctAACATGGGAAAAACGGGGAAAACACGTCCCCAGGGGTGCGCTAcatgtcagcaaatcgcgtccacatcagcgcgctttgctgacgttgCAACAAATCGCTCCCACGtaagcgcgatttgtgtccacatcagcaaagcgcgctgacgtggacgcgctttaggggaaaagggcccattcggataaataataaaatatcgggcccatttcgataaattttaaaaaaaatgactttttttggtattttgcgatatgaataaaaatatatttattctcggttggtgaaattagattgaaaATGAttcacataaataaaataaaatgaaagagtAGCAGGGCAGGGGGAGCCCGTGAAGCGGCAGAAAGATGGTGAATTCGTGGTCTTTCTTTTTTGTCCAGAAAAAATAATCGTAAAacttaagaaattaaaaaagaaagcagaaaaataaaatcacgaTTCTTGATTTGCAGAGTTTTTATTGGGAAATATACGAATTTAAATGTAATGCACAAAAGAagtattttagtttttgaaaaaaaggaataaaaatgtTTTCATCATTTCTCCTTCAAACTCcgtttttattatatataatttcttcTCATGATAATTTATATGTAGAAGGTATTGACTATTGAATCATGGAATTTTATTATATCTCCTTTAATTGGatcaattgaataattatattattttgaaactttaactactatgattttcattttaactataatttcctttgtttttaatttagttttctataaatatactactttaattttttttaagtattaacTGTCCTAAgaacattatttttatacttcCTACAACTtacaagtttattttaaaaacatgattttagattattattgCATAATAATTATGGATTGGGCCAAGTCATAGCAAAAAGTTAGGCCTGTTTCTTAAGCTTGAGTCTCACCTGAAAATTGGGCTTAAATTTTTATCTCAAGTCCGGTTAACTCCAGTCCAATTTAGCCCGCCCgtatgaatttttttagattatttttatataaaaataaatttaaaaaatataatacatcaaactgattaaaaacatttatttcccaacaaattaaaaatacatataaaaaaatctttatacttaaataacactaactTAGTTGCAAcgtaacaagcaaatgcctttaaaatagtaacaaaattaacaataaaacaagaattatacaatatccaaacaataataacaaaataataataaaatggtagcaaaacaaaacataacagCAATATGCAATagcaaacaacaacaaattttttttttaaattcgggCTGGGCTTGAGTCAAAAAAGTCTTGCTCGAGGCTCGACCCATTGTCTAAATaagtcttatttttttgtccaaacctatTTTTTGGGCCGATATTTTCGTCCAAACCCTTCCATTTTTTAGGCAAGCCTTCGAGTTTGGTTTTTTCTAGATTAGTTTggtttttgttctttcttttttttttttgttcatcgtacattattttggttgattttgtattataaatagtgggcatatatttatatttatgctTAAGTTATACTTGTATTGTATTAGTAAGActtttaaacaaaattgaaatctTATCACACACGTATACATGTAGAAACCACATATTTGGAATATATTGTGCacgttaaaataaaaatgtatgaaaacattaaaatgaagttttgattttgtggtaaatttaaaattttactaatgcAATTGGCATAAGCTCAAATCTAGAGCTATCCATGGACTAGACTGAGTCAAGCCAAGGCTCGATTCTAAAAAAATTCCATGCTCAGACTCGTTTTCAAGCTAGCTTGACCCGCTTAAAAAGCACATTTTActgttcaaaaaattaaaaaatatttttaattgatattttataattaaaattaaaactttaaaatatttttattattcaaattgaaTTCCACCTAGACCAAGTTGAGATACAAAACTTTTTGTCTAAGCTTAACCTAAGTcaagtatatttttattgattattataaaaataaaaatattaaaatatttttaataaataatataatttattttaattacgaaaaaatatttgaattgggGAGTGGATTAAGAGTTtcgaaaattgaataaaacctATAGATATAGTAAATTGTAGTGAACCATACATTCACGCCCTCAGTCTGCTGCTAAGTGCTTCTGCATAAGATTCGGAAATACAATCTGAAATGGACCAAAATTAGATACTTTTTTCACCAAACAAACAACTAgtgtaattaaaaagaaaaagaaagataaaagttGAGATTAGCACACAATCTCTCGAGATCTCCCATTAATGGTGGGTTTGGGTGGAAGGTTTACGCAATCCATTATAGCAATCCAAAGATTCTCTTTTTCTCCAACTCCACTTTCCCTTTGCTTCCGTTTCCTTTCTCTGTCTTCTACTCATTAATCAAATATCCGTTTCGTTCCTTCCTCTCCCAaacaacttcattttctctcttcttttgtGGAAATCCCAAAATTATTGACACGAATTTGGATCTATCTTTGTTATAAAAATCTTTcctttatacatatttataacaACTTCCAATTTATTTCCCTTTATATTCCTTCTTCTGCGAAATACCATGGGAAACATCGGAAGTAGCGGTTCACATGGCTGGCGTAGGAACGGCAGTCGGCGAAACCACCCTCCGCCGCCGCCGCAACCGCCTACTCCATCTCAACCTCAACCTGAAATCACTGCCAATCGCTACGTCTTTGCTGCCGCCACGCCTTACCCGCCCCAGTACCCCAACACGAACCCACCCCAATACTATCAGTATCCAGGCTACTACCAGCCTCAGCCGCCGGTTCCCTTGCCACTTCCGGCGCCTTACGATCATCACCATCGAGGCGGTCCTCACATGGAACCCGCCAATTGGGGTAGGTATCCTTATGTACCGATGGTGCCGCCGCCTCCAGTGCCGTATATTGAGCATCAAAAGGCGGTTACTATAAGGAATGACGTTAACTTGAAGAAGGAAACTTTGAAATTGGTGCCTGATGAGGAGAATGCTGGGAagtttttggtttcttttacTTTTGATGCTACTGTTGCTGGAAGGTATAAAACTCATAACTTTTCCgcatgaaattttcaattttcgttGTCAATGAGAACCAGTAGTTGCAGCTTGATTGGAACTTTACTCTGTGCTTAGAATTGATGTGATTATTGTTTTAAAGCTGTCTTTATTAGAGCTTGAGATGTATATTATGTCAAATTAGAACGATAAGTGTATTACAGTTGGAGAGAGAAGCACTTTTAGATAGATTAAGCCTGCCAAGGGATTAAGCCTGCCAATTTGTGTGGAATTGAATGAATGATTATCGGGACAGCTTTTGTTAACTTATATCAATGTTGTAGTTTGTCTGTTGCGATTTGAGGTCTTAAGGCTTCCTTGCTTGAATGGGGTTTGACAATGATTAAAGAACCTGGTTGTCTGTAAGTTTATTTACAATTGTGAAtctactttaaaatatataccaAGATGACAGGAAAAAGGATGAAAACTACTGAAATGGTATTTCAGAATCCTGCGCTTGTCAAAGTTCAAGCTGtgtgattttgttgttttacttGACAGAGAAAATGTTAATAGCTTTAATGTAATCAAGACTGAAATTATGGTGATTTCTGTGTCCTGGTGGTAATCGATTATGGGAACTGCTTAACTAGAGTAAAATGATGGAAAAGTAAGCTCTATGCTTTGCTTGAAAGAAGTTTTGCAATAGATTACCGAAAAGAATCATAAATGGTTTGTTGATCAGCACAACTTAGGTGACAAGCATTTATCTGGCACAATTTCTTTCTGAAAATGTACAAGGACATTTCATATAGTCCTTTGGTCGTTCAATCATATCACATTATGGGTGGTATTGTACTTTGAATTGTTCTAATGGATATAGCATTTATGGTATTTTTGTTTCTCTAGCATCCATGTAGCCATTACCGACGaagtcttttccttttcttcttcttactAGCATTTATGCATTGAGGTTATTTCTTATGCAGCATCTTATTTTTCTTCTGTGTTGCTTCTCTCTACTGAAGATTGCCATTTTTGTGTGTCTCTAATATAGTTATTAACAAGATGTAGTGTTTGCTTTTGCTCTGTGAACAGAATGGCTGTTATTTTCTTCGCAAAAGAAGGTGAGGACTGCAATCTAACACCAATGAAGGAAAGTATTCTACCCCCAGTAACTGTGCCTTTCGAACTAGGTCTAGGACAGAAGTTCAGACAACCCTCTGGTACAGGGATTGATTTCTCTATGTTTGAGGAGTCAGAATTACTGAAAGTGGATGATGCCAGTATCTATCATCTGGCAGTGAAAGCAGAGGCATTGCCTGTCAACCAGAGTGAACCAGATGGAAATCAAGTGACGGGAGCCATGAATTCTCAGATAACTCAGGCAGTGTTTGAGAAGGAGAAGGGCGAATACCACGCTAGAGTAGTGAAACAGATTCTATGGGTGAATGGTATGAGGTATGAGCTACAAGAGATTTATGGAATTGGAAATTCAGTTGATAACGGG
The window above is part of the Gossypium raimondii isolate GPD5lz chromosome 9, ASM2569854v1, whole genome shotgun sequence genome. Proteins encoded here:
- the LOC105799795 gene encoding probable E3 ubiquitin-protein ligase LOG2, translating into MGNIGSSGSHGWRRNGSRRNHPPPPPQPPTPSQPQPEITANRYVFAAATPYPPQYPNTNPPQYYQYPGYYQPQPPVPLPLPAPYDHHHRGGPHMEPANWGRYPYVPMVPPPPVPYIEHQKAVTIRNDVNLKKETLKLVPDEENAGKFLVSFTFDATVAGRMAVIFFAKEGEDCNLTPMKESILPPVTVPFELGLGQKFRQPSGTGIDFSMFEESELLKVDDASIYHLAVKAEALPVNQSEPDGNQVTGAMNSQITQAVFEKEKGEYHARVVKQILWVNGMRYELQEIYGIGNSVDNGVDANDLGKECVICLSEPRDTTVLPCRHMCMCSSCAKVLRCQTNRCPICRQPVERLLEIKVNNVPDE